Proteins encoded within one genomic window of Corynebacterium aurimucosum:
- the leuS gene encoding leucine--tRNA ligase: MTNPSDNTTHRYTPELAAQIESAWQQYWKDNGTFNAPNPVGPLAEDGKELPAEKMNIQDMFPYPSGAGLHVGHPLGYIATDTYARFNRMLGKNVLHTLGYDAFGLPAEQYAIQTGTHPRTTTEANINNMRRQLGMLGLGHDPRRSVASTDPEFYKWTQWIFLQIYNSWFDEEQQKARPISELIKELEVGKRTTKDGRYYADLSKEEQRHALDEFRLVYLSNSTVNWCPGLGTVLANEEVTAEGKSERGNFPVFRKNLRQWMMRITAYSDRLLDDLELLDWPEKVKSMQRNWIGRSRGAEVSFHAEGYNIDVFTTRPDTLFGAEYVVLAPEHELVDALLSPIPYDDDVDERWTFGHDDPKEAVEAYRASIAAKSDLERQENKEKTGVFLGTYATNPVNGKQVPIFIADYVLTGYGTGAIMAVPAHDTRDYEFATVFGLPITEVVAGGDITKEAYTESGKAVNSANDSLDINGMSKDEAIAAIIPWLEEQGVGREKIQYKLRDWLFARQRYWGEPFPIVYDEAGQAYPLPESMLPIELPEVEDYKPVSFDPDDAESSPQPPLAKAREWVEVELDLGLGDGPKTYYRDTNVMPQWAGSSWYQLRYIDPTNDEIFCDLENERYWTGPRPEEHGANDPGGVDLYVGGVEHAVLHLLYARFWHKVLFDLGYVSSKEPYRRLYNQGYIQAYAYTDSRGVYVPAAEVVERDGAFYYGDEKVNQEYGKMGKSLKNAVAPDDICNEYGADTLRVYEMSMGPLDTSRPWATKDVVGAQRFLQRLWRLAIDENSGELSTTDAELSEDDLKHLNRTIAGVRDDYENLRLNTVVAKLIEYVNYLTKAYPKGAPRAAVEPLAQLVSPVAPHIAEELWKRFGHEETITYESFPEFEEKYLVDDEIEVPVQINGKVKARVMVPADADQATVVGIAKEDERIAELTAGKNVVKEIYVPGRMVNLVVK, from the coding sequence ATGACTAACCCGAGCGATAACACCACCCACCGCTACACGCCGGAGCTCGCCGCGCAGATTGAAAGCGCCTGGCAGCAGTACTGGAAGGATAACGGCACGTTCAACGCGCCGAACCCAGTTGGCCCGCTCGCGGAGGACGGTAAGGAACTTCCCGCGGAGAAGATGAACATTCAGGACATGTTCCCCTACCCGTCTGGCGCGGGTCTGCACGTGGGCCACCCGCTGGGTTATATCGCCACGGATACTTATGCCCGCTTTAACCGCATGCTGGGCAAGAACGTCCTGCACACGCTGGGTTATGACGCCTTTGGCCTGCCAGCGGAGCAGTACGCCATCCAGACTGGTACGCACCCGCGCACCACCACGGAGGCGAATATCAACAATATGCGCCGCCAGCTGGGCATGCTGGGTCTGGGCCACGATCCGCGCCGCTCGGTGGCTTCGACTGACCCGGAGTTTTATAAGTGGACGCAGTGGATCTTCCTGCAGATTTATAACTCCTGGTTTGATGAGGAGCAGCAGAAGGCACGCCCGATTTCTGAGCTCATCAAGGAACTTGAGGTGGGCAAGCGCACCACCAAGGACGGCCGCTACTACGCGGATCTCAGCAAGGAAGAGCAGCGCCACGCGCTCGACGAGTTCCGCCTGGTGTACCTGTCCAACTCCACCGTGAACTGGTGCCCGGGCCTGGGCACGGTGCTGGCCAACGAGGAGGTCACCGCGGAGGGCAAGTCCGAGCGCGGTAACTTCCCGGTCTTCCGCAAGAACCTGCGCCAGTGGATGATGCGCATTACCGCTTACTCGGACCGCCTGCTCGATGACCTGGAGCTTCTGGATTGGCCGGAGAAGGTCAAGTCCATGCAGCGTAACTGGATTGGCCGCTCCCGTGGTGCAGAGGTCAGCTTCCACGCCGAGGGTTACAACATCGACGTCTTCACCACCCGCCCGGATACTCTCTTCGGTGCGGAGTACGTGGTGCTGGCCCCGGAGCACGAGCTTGTCGATGCCCTCCTCTCCCCCATCCCTTATGACGATGATGTGGATGAGCGCTGGACCTTCGGTCATGATGATCCGAAGGAGGCCGTGGAGGCCTACCGCGCGTCCATCGCCGCGAAGTCCGACCTGGAGCGCCAGGAGAACAAGGAAAAGACCGGTGTCTTCCTGGGTACCTATGCCACCAACCCGGTCAACGGCAAGCAGGTGCCGATCTTCATCGCAGACTACGTCCTGACCGGCTACGGCACCGGCGCCATCATGGCGGTCCCGGCGCACGATACGCGTGACTATGAGTTCGCCACGGTCTTTGGGCTGCCGATTACTGAAGTGGTTGCTGGCGGCGACATCACCAAGGAGGCGTACACGGAGTCCGGCAAGGCCGTAAACTCCGCCAACGATTCCCTGGACATCAACGGTATGTCCAAGGACGAGGCCATCGCCGCCATCATCCCGTGGCTGGAGGAACAAGGAGTAGGCCGCGAGAAGATCCAGTACAAGCTGCGTGACTGGCTGTTTGCCCGCCAGCGCTACTGGGGCGAGCCCTTCCCCATCGTCTACGACGAGGCCGGCCAGGCCTACCCGCTGCCGGAGTCGATGCTGCCCATTGAGCTGCCGGAGGTAGAAGACTACAAGCCGGTCTCCTTCGACCCGGATGATGCCGAGTCCTCCCCGCAGCCGCCGCTGGCCAAGGCCCGCGAATGGGTTGAGGTGGAGCTGGACCTGGGTCTTGGGGATGGCCCCAAGACGTACTACCGCGATACCAACGTCATGCCGCAGTGGGCAGGTTCTTCCTGGTACCAGCTGCGCTACATCGATCCGACGAACGATGAGATCTTCTGCGACTTGGAGAACGAGCGCTACTGGACGGGCCCGCGCCCAGAAGAGCACGGCGCCAACGACCCGGGTGGCGTTGACCTCTACGTCGGTGGCGTTGAGCACGCCGTGCTGCACCTGCTCTACGCTCGCTTCTGGCACAAGGTCCTTTTTGACCTAGGCTACGTGAGCTCCAAGGAGCCCTACCGCCGCCTGTACAACCAGGGCTACATCCAGGCCTATGCTTATACCGATTCCCGCGGCGTCTACGTCCCGGCCGCCGAGGTAGTAGAACGCGATGGCGCGTTCTACTACGGGGATGAAAAGGTCAACCAGGAGTACGGCAAGATGGGCAAGTCCCTGAAGAACGCCGTGGCCCCGGATGACATTTGCAACGAGTACGGCGCCGATACCCTGCGTGTGTACGAGATGTCAATGGGCCCGCTGGATACCTCCCGTCCATGGGCAACCAAGGACGTCGTCGGTGCGCAGCGCTTCCTGCAGCGCCTGTGGCGCTTGGCTATCGACGAGAACTCTGGTGAGCTGTCGACGACGGACGCGGAGCTTTCCGAGGATGACCTGAAGCACCTCAACCGCACCATCGCCGGCGTGCGCGATGACTACGAGAACCTGCGCCTGAACACCGTGGTGGCCAAGCTCATCGAGTACGTGAACTACCTGACCAAGGCCTACCCGAAGGGCGCTCCGCGCGCTGCCGTGGAGCCCTTGGCCCAGCTGGTCTCCCCTGTCGCCCCGCACATCGCGGAGGAGCTGTGGAAGCGCTTCGGCCACGAAGAGACCATCACCTACGAGTCCTTCCCGGAGTTCGAAGAAAAGTACCTCGTCGACGACGAGATTGAGGTTCCGGTGCAGATCAACGGCAAGGTCAAGGCACGCGTGATGGTGCCTGCCGACGCTGACCAAGCCACCGTCGTGGGTATTGCCAAGGAAGATGAGCGCATCGCTGAGCTGACGGCGGGCAAGAACGTGGTCAAGGAGATCTACGTGCCGGGCCGCATGGTCAACCTCGTTGTGAAGTAA
- a CDS encoding DEAD/DEAH box helicase family protein — protein sequence MDADPVISCFYARKVLERVVSHIWALRKLGDTQYRSLAEMTRDRAFTKCVDNETMLRKMTLLRKSGNDAAHADDMEGKQAPTSPQRARNAAAHLYDLMAWAVRHHSANPQAAPGPQAAFDYRLLGQTADDSSGIHVAGRSQAQTAAYLKKLEQKDEELQENRLLLNEAQEAARQAEEKRLREAAQFELKRRSTEIKAKAEIADAQEQAETEREAARQVKDELAAKIEALQEQLAEQQAAAAERAGVAAPSTAPLAISEAETRRQLIDPMLEAAGFSDDSITRELELHGMPNPSGVGYADYVLWDDDRTPLAVIEAKKSMESMSVGSQQVKLYADCIEREYGIRPVMLCTNGYHIDLIDDAANLPGSGAGYPAREVEGFPTAQQLRRMIGRRTMRTLLSETPVDTDIAGGGARAYQLEAIRAVTETLEARRRRQALLVMATGTGKTRVAVATAKLLRQAGWVGKVLFLADRTALVNQAHKAFVSMYAESTPVNLIKNPEQVGDVYVTTYNTMMNLIGDDGDKPARYGPFDFDLIIVDEAHRSVYNRFKRILEYFDAYVVGLTATPKSEIDHDTYALFEMEDKTPSFEYGLDAAVADGNLVPFKTARQDSLFLRRGMAYDELSPEEQLAWDTSDWGTDEDGGRLDPPGQVSSAEINRYLFNKDTIRKVLKTVVENGIRVGGDQLGKTIIFARTQRHAELIKQVFDATFPEYSRTGASVITTHTKYAQSALDDFADPDGDVNIAISVDMLDTGVDVPEVVNLVFFKPVYSPTKFWQMVGRGTRLRPDLFGPGMDKTHFLIFDFCGNVDEFFKGEARESVIGRPRSLSEKLFDARVGLLAQLDKHAKAPEMRAELADSLHASAASIPLGHIMVRPSDKETLLRYRERSAWDELSEEKAEQLRRHIAHLPLDTMKDSETAKRFDLVILKLQVGLLDHSPEFAALRERVERMANDLMVVSSTIPMVAERRSFLERALDPEWWNNVTVEDLETIRIGMRSLIQFVPKGKRNAVTLDIQDEMGELTIDDEMPARLPGTGSYPTQLEQRLRELLQEHANDLAMIKLRSARTLNAEDVAALEAMVAQAGGGSGGSTESVDKLRERMGGDSIPAFIRRLVGLDEAAVREQFADLLSNTSFNAAQIRFIKMLVDVLVHNGGVAYEEIFQPPFDEEGSVIDIFHNKTDVIVDLRKRLERIEATAQAT from the coding sequence GTGGACGCGGACCCCGTGATTTCCTGCTTCTATGCGCGCAAGGTGCTGGAGCGAGTGGTCAGCCATATCTGGGCGCTCCGGAAGTTGGGTGATACTCAGTACCGCAGCTTGGCGGAGATGACCCGAGACCGCGCCTTCACTAAGTGTGTAGACAATGAGACCATGCTGCGCAAGATGACTCTCTTGCGCAAGAGCGGCAACGACGCCGCGCACGCAGACGATATGGAAGGCAAACAAGCGCCGACCTCCCCGCAGAGGGCGCGGAACGCGGCGGCGCACCTCTATGACCTCATGGCCTGGGCGGTACGGCACCACTCGGCCAACCCGCAGGCCGCGCCGGGGCCGCAGGCGGCTTTTGACTACCGCCTGCTGGGCCAGACCGCAGATGATTCCTCGGGTATCCACGTTGCCGGCCGCTCCCAAGCGCAGACCGCCGCGTACCTCAAAAAGCTGGAGCAGAAAGATGAGGAGCTCCAGGAAAACCGGCTGCTGCTCAACGAAGCCCAAGAAGCAGCACGTCAAGCGGAGGAGAAGCGCCTTCGTGAGGCTGCCCAGTTCGAGCTCAAGCGGCGGAGCACGGAGATTAAGGCGAAGGCGGAGATCGCTGATGCCCAGGAGCAAGCCGAAACGGAGCGCGAAGCTGCACGGCAGGTGAAAGACGAACTTGCTGCCAAGATTGAGGCCCTCCAGGAGCAGTTGGCTGAGCAGCAAGCAGCCGCGGCAGAGCGCGCCGGGGTGGCAGCACCGTCGACTGCGCCATTGGCGATCAGCGAGGCCGAGACGCGCCGACAGCTCATTGACCCTATGCTCGAAGCAGCAGGGTTTAGTGATGATTCAATCACTCGAGAGCTCGAGTTACACGGTATGCCCAATCCCTCCGGCGTTGGCTACGCAGATTATGTCTTGTGGGATGATGACCGCACACCGTTGGCCGTCATCGAGGCGAAGAAGTCCATGGAATCCATGAGCGTGGGCTCCCAACAGGTGAAGCTGTACGCGGACTGCATCGAGCGCGAATACGGAATACGGCCTGTCATGTTGTGCACTAATGGTTATCACATCGACCTGATCGATGATGCGGCCAACCTTCCTGGTTCTGGTGCGGGCTATCCCGCCCGCGAGGTGGAGGGCTTCCCCACCGCGCAGCAATTGCGCCGCATGATTGGCCGGCGCACCATGCGCACCCTGTTGAGCGAGACGCCGGTAGACACGGACATTGCTGGCGGCGGCGCCCGTGCGTACCAACTCGAGGCCATCCGTGCGGTGACGGAGACGTTGGAGGCGCGGAGGCGTCGCCAAGCATTGTTGGTCATGGCGACGGGAACTGGTAAGACCCGCGTGGCCGTAGCCACCGCCAAGCTGCTGCGCCAGGCCGGCTGGGTGGGCAAGGTGCTGTTCTTGGCAGACCGCACTGCTTTGGTCAATCAGGCACATAAAGCCTTTGTGAGCATGTACGCGGAGTCCACACCCGTAAACCTCATCAAGAATCCTGAGCAGGTGGGTGATGTGTATGTCACCACCTACAACACGATGATGAATCTCATCGGGGATGACGGTGACAAGCCGGCGAGGTACGGGCCTTTCGACTTTGACCTCATCATCGTGGACGAGGCCCACCGCTCCGTGTACAACCGCTTCAAGCGGATCTTGGAGTACTTCGATGCCTACGTAGTGGGGCTGACGGCGACGCCGAAGAGCGAGATTGACCATGACACGTATGCACTCTTTGAGATGGAGGATAAGACTCCGTCCTTTGAGTACGGACTTGATGCGGCCGTGGCAGACGGTAACCTCGTGCCCTTCAAGACGGCTCGGCAGGACTCGCTGTTCCTGCGGCGGGGCATGGCCTATGACGAACTTTCCCCGGAGGAACAGCTGGCATGGGACACGTCCGACTGGGGTACCGACGAGGACGGCGGGCGCTTGGATCCGCCTGGTCAGGTTTCTTCGGCGGAGATTAACCGTTACCTGTTCAACAAGGACACCATACGCAAGGTGCTGAAAACCGTGGTGGAGAACGGGATCCGCGTGGGCGGTGACCAACTGGGCAAAACCATCATCTTCGCCCGGACTCAACGTCACGCGGAGCTCATCAAGCAAGTCTTTGACGCTACGTTCCCGGAGTATTCGCGTACTGGAGCCTCCGTGATTACCACGCACACGAAGTATGCGCAGTCGGCATTGGACGACTTCGCAGATCCGGACGGGGACGTCAACATCGCGATTTCGGTGGACATGCTTGACACCGGCGTCGATGTGCCCGAGGTGGTCAACCTTGTGTTCTTCAAACCCGTCTACTCCCCCACCAAGTTCTGGCAGATGGTGGGCCGAGGGACGCGATTGCGCCCGGACCTCTTCGGCCCGGGGATGGACAAGACGCACTTCCTCATCTTCGACTTCTGCGGCAACGTGGACGAGTTCTTTAAGGGTGAAGCCCGTGAATCGGTTATTGGCCGCCCACGGTCGCTGTCGGAAAAGCTCTTTGATGCCCGCGTGGGGTTGCTTGCTCAGTTGGATAAGCACGCTAAGGCCCCAGAGATGCGCGCCGAACTTGCTGACTCCCTTCACGCCTCGGCGGCGTCTATACCGCTAGGCCACATCATGGTCCGCCCCAGCGACAAGGAAACCTTGCTGCGATACCGCGAACGCTCTGCGTGGGATGAGCTAAGTGAGGAGAAAGCTGAGCAGCTGCGCCGCCACATTGCGCACTTGCCGCTGGACACGATGAAGGACTCTGAGACAGCTAAGCGCTTTGACCTAGTGATTTTAAAGCTCCAGGTGGGGCTGCTCGACCACAGCCCGGAGTTCGCGGCACTGCGCGAACGAGTCGAGAGGATGGCGAATGACCTCATGGTCGTGAGTTCCACCATCCCCATGGTGGCCGAACGGCGGTCCTTCCTCGAGCGCGCGCTCGATCCGGAGTGGTGGAATAACGTGACGGTCGAGGACCTCGAGACCATCCGCATCGGCATGCGTTCGCTCATTCAGTTCGTGCCCAAGGGAAAGCGCAACGCCGTCACCCTCGACATCCAAGATGAGATGGGTGAGCTCACGATTGATGACGAGATGCCGGCGCGGCTGCCCGGCACCGGTTCCTACCCCACCCAACTGGAGCAACGCCTGCGCGAATTGCTGCAGGAGCATGCCAACGACCTGGCGATGATCAAATTGCGCAGTGCACGGACGCTTAACGCAGAGGACGTCGCAGCGCTGGAGGCGATGGTAGCCCAGGCAGGCGGGGGAAGTGGGGGTTCCACGGAAAGCGTCGACAAGCTGCGTGAGCGCATGGGTGGGGACAGCATTCCTGCCTTCATCCGCCGCTTGGTGGGCCTTGACGAGGCGGCAGTCCGGGAGCAGTTTGCAGACCTGCTCAGTAATACGTCTTTCAATGCTGCCCAAATACGCTTTATTAAGATGCTGGTAGATGTGCTGGTTCACAACGGTGGTGTGGCCTACGAGGAGATCTTCCAGCCTCCCTTTGATGAAGAGGGTTCCGTCATCGACATTTTTCACAACAAAACCGACGTCATTGTGGATCTACGCAAGCGCCTTGAACGGATTGAAGCGACGGCGCAGGCTACCTAG
- a CDS encoding excisionase family DNA-binding protein, with product MLDVSRFLETLEGPAALVDSDGQAVNLPEEALGVLSEAVRAMQQGKAVTVAPVDQLLTTQQAAVFLGISRPTLVKKLEDGSIEFERTTGGRHRRVRLVDVLQYRDEQRAERRKALRELVSGAQRAGAYGAGADDVDAEDIALALKHARKEAAEKARRG from the coding sequence ATGCTCGATGTGAGTAGGTTTCTGGAGACGTTGGAGGGGCCCGCTGCGCTCGTGGACTCCGACGGGCAGGCGGTGAATCTGCCCGAAGAGGCACTTGGAGTGTTGTCAGAAGCCGTTCGCGCGATGCAGCAGGGAAAGGCCGTTACTGTTGCGCCTGTGGATCAGTTGCTCACGACGCAGCAAGCAGCAGTTTTTCTGGGCATTAGTAGGCCGACTTTGGTGAAAAAGCTCGAAGATGGATCGATAGAGTTTGAGCGCACTACCGGTGGAAGGCATAGGAGAGTTCGGCTCGTTGACGTGCTGCAGTACCGGGATGAGCAGCGGGCTGAACGTCGTAAAGCGCTGCGAGAGCTCGTGTCTGGGGCGCAGCGGGCGGGCGCCTATGGTGCGGGTGCTGATGATGTAGATGCTGAAGATATTGCCTTGGCCCTCAAGCACGCACGCAAGGAGGCGGCAGAGAAAGCACGGCGTGGCTAG
- a CDS encoding restriction endonuclease, producing MAVERWEAYMISVLEALNANGDELRRRELIEITASYAGITDEERLETIASGQSRFENRVGWALTFLKKANAITSPARARFQITDFGRDLLARYPEGMTEKQLLGEIAGTEAALTWRGRNPRRRAGDEVGIDQQSVLPEAESELDPVEQVETGVSRNNEFVAGELLTRLHDNEPAFFEQAVLDLLMAMGYGGTQGKATRTQLSNDGGIDGIIDQDALGLSRIYVQAKRYGLDKSIGRPDIQAFVGALQGAQADRGVFLTTAKFSANAQEYADAVSSRVVLIDGDRLAELMIRYGVGVQVKRTVALVEVDEDYFE from the coding sequence ATGGCTGTCGAAAGATGGGAAGCCTACATGATCTCGGTGTTGGAAGCCCTTAATGCCAATGGTGATGAGCTCCGGCGTAGGGAGCTTATCGAGATAACTGCGTCTTATGCGGGCATTACTGATGAAGAGCGGCTTGAGACCATTGCGTCGGGCCAGTCGCGTTTTGAAAACCGAGTTGGGTGGGCGTTGACATTCCTTAAGAAAGCGAATGCCATTACTTCGCCGGCGCGTGCGCGCTTTCAAATTACAGACTTTGGCCGTGACTTGCTAGCGCGCTACCCGGAAGGGATGACGGAGAAGCAGCTGTTGGGAGAGATTGCGGGCACGGAAGCGGCACTAACGTGGCGGGGCCGGAATCCTCGGCGTAGGGCTGGGGACGAGGTGGGCATCGATCAGCAAAGTGTCCTTCCAGAGGCCGAAAGTGAGCTCGACCCGGTAGAACAGGTGGAAACTGGTGTATCTCGTAACAACGAATTCGTGGCTGGTGAGCTGCTTACTCGGTTACACGACAATGAGCCGGCGTTCTTTGAACAGGCAGTATTGGACCTGCTCATGGCCATGGGCTACGGCGGAACGCAGGGCAAGGCCACGCGTACGCAGCTATCCAATGACGGCGGCATCGACGGGATCATTGACCAGGATGCGCTGGGTCTTTCCCGGATTTACGTGCAGGCCAAGCGGTATGGACTGGACAAGAGCATTGGCCGTCCGGATATTCAGGCTTTTGTGGGCGCGCTGCAGGGCGCGCAGGCAGACCGTGGGGTGTTCCTGACTACGGCGAAGTTCTCAGCGAATGCGCAGGAGTATGCGGATGCGGTGTCGTCACGCGTCGTTTTAATCGACGGGGACAGGTTGGCGGAACTTATGATCCGCTACGGCGTGGGCGTACAGGTCAAGAGGACTGTGGCACTGGTCGAGGTGGATGAGGACTATTTTGAGTAG
- a CDS encoding restriction endonuclease subunit S has protein sequence MASTAKHDWPMVRLGDVCHIEMGQAPKSEFTNERGEGLPLIAGAGDFTSTGLSAKKYTSRPTKIAEPGDLVLSIRATIGPFRTTNAQCVLGRGVAGLRAENGFEANFLPHLLTFLTPALQEKGKGATFLQVSKRDISELEFRLPPLDEQRRIAAILGQVDSALVRVDQSLAGLLQLKQELFTASFLEDQRESITVGEYLESTQYGISDKANENFGIPILRMGNVSYNGEIDLSDLKYVELDIKDREKYSLKAGDLLFNRTNSKDLVGKTAVVPALEEEYTYAGYLIRCRVNDKAVPEYISGFLNSVLGKKILRNTAKAIVGMANINANELKRLPIPKASLDEQQEFASSTSRIDDVESQMKRQRKLLQELQESLSIRAFQGEL, from the coding sequence ATGGCTAGCACTGCAAAGCATGACTGGCCGATGGTGCGGTTGGGGGATGTGTGTCACATAGAGATGGGGCAGGCCCCAAAATCAGAGTTTACAAATGAAAGAGGAGAAGGGCTTCCCTTAATCGCTGGGGCTGGTGACTTCACTAGTACTGGTTTGTCAGCTAAGAAGTACACGAGTCGACCAACAAAAATCGCAGAGCCAGGGGACTTAGTTCTTTCGATTCGCGCCACTATTGGGCCTTTTAGGACTACTAATGCCCAGTGCGTACTTGGGCGTGGTGTAGCGGGATTGCGTGCTGAAAATGGGTTTGAAGCCAACTTCCTTCCTCATCTCCTCACCTTTTTGACGCCTGCTCTACAAGAGAAAGGTAAAGGCGCAACTTTTCTCCAGGTTTCCAAGAGAGACATATCAGAACTTGAATTTCGTCTCCCTCCCCTCGACGAGCAGCGCCGTATTGCGGCGATTTTGGGTCAAGTGGATAGCGCACTGGTTAGAGTTGATCAGTCCTTAGCAGGCTTGCTTCAACTCAAACAGGAATTGTTTACGGCCTCCTTTCTGGAAGATCAGCGCGAATCGATAACAGTTGGTGAGTATCTTGAATCCACTCAGTATGGAATAAGCGACAAGGCTAACGAGAACTTCGGCATTCCGATACTGAGAATGGGGAATGTTTCCTACAACGGTGAAATTGATCTTTCAGATTTAAAATACGTTGAGCTCGACATCAAAGATCGAGAGAAGTACTCGCTGAAGGCCGGTGATTTACTCTTCAACAGGACGAATAGCAAGGACTTGGTGGGGAAAACCGCTGTCGTCCCAGCGTTGGAGGAGGAATATACGTATGCAGGCTATCTAATCAGATGTCGAGTAAACGATAAAGCAGTTCCAGAATATATCTCCGGGTTCCTCAATTCGGTTCTTGGTAAGAAGATTCTGCGAAACACCGCAAAAGCAATTGTGGGAATGGCGAATATCAACGCCAACGAGTTGAAGAGGTTGCCAATTCCTAAAGCATCATTGGACGAACAACAAGAGTTCGCATCCTCAACTTCGAGAATCGACGACGTTGAATCTCAAATGAAGCGCCAGAGAAAGCTTCTGCAAGAACTACAAGAGTCCCTATCCATCCGCGCATTTCAAGGAGAACTCTAA
- a CDS encoding type I restriction-modification system subunit M has translation MITGALKNNVDRIWDTFWSGGISNPVSVIEQFTYLLFIKDLDERQVQIDKRRALGDPTATEDIFDASQQDLRWRNLIEDRDIARRKATIINKVFPFIKEMGGTGFQEHMANASFEIESEATLSRVMELIDQLHFSNKDMKGDLYEYMLDKLSTSGTNGQFRTTSHIIELLVALMEPTPQQRIIDPACGTAGFLVAANDWIAHHHRADLFNKDTRTTFTNEGLTGFDFDKTMVRIAAMNMFMHGFEEPNISYRDSLQQLPTTFDEAFDLVLANPPFAGSLDKDAVDPKLKSVTTAKKTEILFVHRFLQLLKPGGRAAVIVPEGVLFGSTKAHKALRKTLVEDQRLDAVIKLPSGAFKPYSGVSTAVLCFTRTDSGGTDEVWFYDVTADGYSLDDKRIPLLDAPLLGPSPASHIQDLSDPALAEDPTPVTLTEEQLKHNNLPDVVARWHSRTTDERERARTDYSFTVPKEEIAQADYDLSMNRYKEIVLEAQETRDPMDIIAEIEKLDRDITQGLANLKAMLSEGK, from the coding sequence ATGATTACCGGCGCACTCAAAAATAATGTCGACCGCATCTGGGACACCTTCTGGTCTGGCGGCATTTCCAACCCTGTTTCCGTCATCGAGCAGTTCACCTACCTGCTCTTTATCAAGGACCTTGACGAGCGCCAGGTCCAGATTGATAAGCGCCGGGCGCTAGGAGATCCCACCGCGACGGAAGACATCTTTGACGCCAGCCAACAGGATCTGCGGTGGCGCAACCTCATTGAGGACCGTGACATCGCCCGCCGCAAGGCCACCATCATCAACAAAGTCTTCCCCTTCATCAAAGAGATGGGCGGCACGGGCTTCCAAGAACACATGGCCAACGCCTCCTTTGAGATCGAATCTGAGGCCACGCTCTCGCGTGTCATGGAGCTCATTGACCAGCTGCACTTCTCCAACAAGGACATGAAGGGCGACTTGTATGAGTACATGCTGGACAAGCTGTCCACCTCGGGTACGAACGGCCAGTTCCGCACGACCAGCCACATTATCGAGCTCCTCGTCGCGCTCATGGAGCCCACACCACAGCAGCGCATCATCGACCCAGCGTGTGGCACTGCCGGGTTCCTGGTGGCTGCCAATGATTGGATTGCCCACCATCACCGCGCAGACCTGTTTAACAAGGACACGCGCACAACGTTTACCAATGAGGGCCTGACAGGCTTCGACTTTGACAAAACCATGGTGCGCATCGCGGCGATGAACATGTTCATGCACGGCTTTGAAGAACCCAACATTTCTTACCGCGATTCGCTGCAACAGCTGCCCACAACGTTCGATGAGGCCTTTGACCTTGTCCTGGCCAACCCGCCTTTTGCGGGCAGCCTGGATAAGGATGCCGTCGATCCCAAGCTCAAGTCGGTGACGACGGCCAAGAAGACGGAGATTCTTTTTGTCCACCGCTTCCTGCAGCTACTCAAGCCGGGCGGTCGCGCTGCGGTGATTGTCCCTGAAGGTGTCCTCTTCGGCTCTACCAAGGCGCACAAAGCCCTTCGCAAAACCTTGGTTGAGGATCAGCGCCTTGATGCGGTCATCAAACTGCCCTCCGGCGCATTCAAGCCCTACTCGGGCGTGTCCACCGCCGTCCTGTGCTTTACCCGCACGGACTCCGGCGGCACTGATGAGGTGTGGTTCTATGACGTCACCGCGGATGGCTACTCACTGGATGACAAGCGCATTCCGCTTCTTGACGCCCCTCTGCTCGGCCCCTCCCCTGCCTCACACATCCAGGACCTTAGCGATCCCGCGCTTGCCGAAGACCCCACTCCCGTCACCCTCACTGAAGAACAGTTGAAGCACAACAACCTTCCGGACGTGGTGGCCCGCTGGCATTCCCGCACCACCGACGAGCGCGAGCGCGCCCGCACCGACTACTCCTTCACCGTGCCCAAAGAGGAGATCGCCCAAGCCGACTACGACCTCTCCATGAACCGCTACAAGGAGATCGTCCTCGAAGCACAAGAAACCCGCGACCCCATGGACATCATCGCCGAAATCGAAAAACTCGACCGCGACATCACCCAAGGCCTTGCCAACTTGAAGGCCATGCTCAGCGAAGGGAAATAA